The Cystobacter fuscus DSM 2262 genome includes a window with the following:
- a CDS encoding GFA family protein → MGENKVRHTGGCLCGALRYEAEGEPLFTGYCYCADCRKASGSGFIPFMGFASSAVRFSGETRQFWSKSYKGTDAVRNFCPVCGGLVFGGEVGKDDSHTIYAGSLDDPTSFRPQIAIFTRSRPAWVALPPGLPAFDAMPD, encoded by the coding sequence ATGGGTGAGAACAAGGTTCGTCATACGGGCGGTTGTCTCTGCGGCGCGCTGCGGTACGAAGCCGAGGGGGAACCGTTGTTCACTGGCTATTGCTACTGCGCCGACTGCCGGAAGGCCTCCGGTTCGGGGTTCATCCCGTTCATGGGGTTCGCGAGCAGCGCGGTTCGCTTCAGCGGCGAGACACGGCAGTTCTGGTCAAAGTCCTACAAGGGCACCGACGCCGTGCGCAACTTCTGTCCTGTCTGCGGCGGGCTCGTGTTCGGGGGCGAGGTCGGCAAGGACGACTCCCACACCATCTACGCGGGTTCCCTGGACGATCCGACGTCCTTCCGTCCGCAGATCGCGATCTTCACCCGCAGCCGCCCGGCCTGGGTCGCGCTACCGCCGGGCCTCCCGGCCTTCGACGCCATGCCGGACTGA